The nucleotide window CCCGGATAACCTCAGCCATATAGGCTGACTGGAACAGGGTGATACCGATCAGCGCTCTGAGCAGCTTGTCAAAGCTCATCCCTTCGGGGAAGAACAGCGGTAACATGACTGACGCCATGAACAACACCGTAATCAGCGGTACGCCCCGCCAGATCTCGATAAAGGTCACACAGACCGATTTCACAATGGGCATATCGGACTGCCGCCCCAGCGCCAGCACAATACCCAATGGCAGCGACGCCACAATACCGACCACCGCCAGCACCAGTGTCAGCGTTAAACCGCCCCACAGGTGGGTCTCAACCTGAGGCAGGCCGAACAGATCACCATACAACAGGAAGTAGGCAATGACGGGATAGACCACCAGCAGCAGTGTGGCGACTAGCCCCTTCTTCGGTGTCTGCGGTAACACCAGCCAGATAATGGAGCCGATCAGGATGATAAAGGCTAACTGCGGCCGCCAGTGTTCCGCCTCCGGATAGAAGCCATAGAGAAACTGGTCCAGCCGGTTGGCGATAAACACCCAGCAGGCGCCACCGCTGGTGCAGGCGTCACGACTGGTGCCGATCCAGTCCGAATCAATAAAGATCCATTGAATCGTCGGTACCAGAAAGCTGATCAGAAAATAGCCGACAACAATCGTGGCCACCGAGTTATACGGCCCGTCAAACAGGTTTTTACGCAGCCAGCCAACCACTCCGATCATACTGGATGGCGGGGGCAGCGTGGGTTGAATTTCATATTTCATAGCATCCCCTCCTAGCGTTCCGTTAACTGAATTCTGGCGTTATACCAGTTCATAAAGAATGAGGTGAGCAGACTCAGCGTCAGGTAGACCGCCATGGTCATCGCGATGACCTCGATCGCCTGTCCCGTCTGGTTAAGCGTGGTGCCGGCAAAGACGTTCACCAGATCCGGATAACCGATAGCCGTCGCCAGCGAGGAGTTCTTGGTCAGGTTAAGATACTGACTGGTCAGCGGCGGTATGACGACCCGCATCGCCTGGGGGACAACAATCAGTCGCAGGGTTTTGGCTTTTGACATACCCAGCGCCGTGGCCGCTTCCGTCTGTCCATGGGACACCGCCAGAATACCGGCACGCACGGTTTCCGCAATAAACGACGCGGTATAGATACTCAGCGCCAGCCAGAGCGCGATCAGTTCCGGTATAACGGTAATACCGCCTTTGAAGTTAAATCCTTTCAACTCGGGATGATCCAGCCCCAGAGGCAAGCCACTAAACAGGAACAGCAGCAGCGGGACACCGACAATCAAGCCGATGCTGGTGAGAAAGACCGGAAATTGCTGCCCGGTCAGCTCCTGACGCTTGCGTGACCAGCGGGCGATAAACCAACTGGCAACGATGGCCGCAAAGAAACCAATAGTCACCAGCCCGAAGCCGTCTTCAGGCACCGGGGCAGGCATAATAAGACCCCGGTTGTTAATAAAAGATCCGAAAAACTCGAGACTCTGCCGCGGGGTTGGCAGGGTACGCAGCACCGCGTAATACCAGAAGAAGATCTGTAGCAGCAGTGGGATATTACGAAAAATTTCGATATACAGTGCAGAAAATTTAGCGATCAGCCAGTTATCGGATAACCGCGCTACACCCAGAATAAAGCCCAGAATGGTGGCGGCAAAAATACCCATCACCGCAATCAGGATGGTATTCAGCAGGCCGACAATAAACGTCATGCCATAGCTGGACGCCTCGGTGTAATCGATCAGGCTCATGGCAATACCAAAGCCCGCTTCCCTCGATAGAAAGTCGAAACCGGTGGTCATGCCACGTTGTTCAAGGTTGGTCAGGGTATTCTGTATAATGGTGTAGAAAACGAAGCCCAGTGCGGCCAGCAGCAGCACCTGAAACAGTAACGACCGCTTTTTCGGGTCGTTCCAGAACTTTGGTTTGTTCACCGGAGGGGCTTTTGACTGCGGCGTACTGCCGCCATCAGGCTTGACACCTGACTGCAAAATGTCTGAGGACATTGTTAAGTTAACTCCAGAAATCGGTACACAGATCCTTCTGTCCTGTGAGTAAGGCTAAGGACAGAAACAAAAACGGCTAGCCTTTCGGCCAGCCGTTGATCAGCGGTTTAACGCATAGGTGGAGCGTACTGCAGACCACCCTGATTCCATAAAGCGTTCAAGCCACGATCCAGTCCCAGTGGCGAGTCTTTACCCACGTTGCGCTCATAAGCTTCACCGTAGTTACCCACCTGCTTAACGATCTGGTATGCCCAGTCATCCGCCAGATCCAGGCCTTTACCTTTAGGCCCGTCCAGACCCAGCAGACGCTTCACGTTAGGATCAGAGCTTTCCGCTTTCATCTTATCGACGTTAGCCGACGTCAGACCCAGTTCTTCGGCGTTGAGCATCGCATTGAAAGACCACTTAACGATATTAAACCAGGTATCATCGCCCTGACGGACAACGGGGCCCAGCGGCTCCTTAGAGATAACCTCTGGCAATGCGCCGACAGCAGATGGATCCTGCATCCGGGTGCGCAGGCCCGCCGCCTGGGACAGGTCGGTTGTAAATGAGTCACAACGGCCGGAATCAAATGCCTGAGCCGCCTGATCATTGGTGTCGAATACGACCGGAGTATAGGAGATACCGTGGGTTCGGAAGTAATCCGCCATATTCAGCTCAGTGGTTGTACCGGACTGCACACAGACGGTCGCACCATCCAGATCCTTAACACTCGTCAGGCCCAGCTCTTTCTTCACCAGAAAGCCCTGACCATCGTAGTAATTCACACCGGCAAAGTTGATACCCAGCTGTGTATCACGGGTTTGTGTCCAGGTGGTCACACGGGACAGCACATCAACTTCCCCAGACACCAACGCCGTAAAACGTTCTTTAGCATTCAGTGGAATAAATTTAACTTTAGTCGCATCGCCCAACACTGCAGCAGCTACAGACCGGCACACGTCGACGTCCAGACCTTTCCAGTTACCTTTATCATCAGGCACCGAAAAACCGGGGACACCACTCGTTACACCACACTGAAGTGCGTCACGTTCCTTCACAGTTTCCAAAGTACCAGCCATAGCTGTACCGGTCATTGCAACCATCAGGACGGCAGCGGAAATTAGGGTTTTCTTCATTGGGTACTTCCTCTTCTTTTTATAATGAATTAATGAAAAATCAGAGCAAAGCCGTGTTTAACAGCCGTGCTATACGCTTAAACTTCGTAAAGAGTATTCCACTTCTTTATTCTTTTAATCCTTAGTTGGGTCTGTGCTGTTGAGTCGGAGCGTTTCAGATTCTTGCAGGTGCAAATTCAGGTTCAGCTTGTGATCCTGAAAACAGAGGTACGCATATGTCGCGGAACATTTGTAGCTGCACAAAACGGATCAGGATTGAGGAGAAAAGACCGGCCCCCAGGCGGAGATAGGTCATAGCAGGGCTCGAGATAATGCCGTTGGTAAAATCGACAAATGCTTGCATGTGTCAGTGTCTCCGGAAAGCAGCGTGCTGGGCACGAGATTTATAATTATTGTCTTGCTATATATCCACCTCATTGAGGTGGGTGCTCATGCCGCAGGGGCACTGCCGTTGCGTCTGTCTGTGAGAAAAGCCTGTCCATAAAGTCTGGTGATAAACAGCAGTTCTGACAGCCGCGACGTTTCACTGATCTGCTCGCCTATACACGATCGATGAGTTTCCCTGTTGGGTCATCGATCGGGGCGGGGTAATCAGATGAAGCTAAAACTCTAGAGTGAATGTCGCGACGTGGCGACATCCTATCGTGCCTTGTTTAACTCTTTCCGTGCCAATTGTTGGCTAATGTTTATTTAAAGACTTCTGATTCAGCGCATTTTTCCGGCTTTCATGTGGGGGTTGTGTTGCTCTTCTTAAGGCGTTGCTAATCATCCCGCTTTTAGCTGGAGCTAAAAGTAGACGTTAAGCCATCATCCTTGAACAGCCTGCGTGAATAAAAAAACAGCGGCACTATCAATAGCTCACATAGCGTTGATGAATAGCCTGCCGGGAGGTTTGAGCATTTCAGGATAGCGGGGGAGGAAACTCTGTAAACAGAAAGAGTTCAATCGAGTCGCTTCTTGAAGCGTAGAGAGGCGACGGCTAAGCCGCCCAGCGTAAACAACGCCAGCCAGTACATATCTGCGGCCAGATTCACCACATCCACATCTTTCAGAACCACACCGCGAATCAGCCGCATAAAGTGGGTTGCCGGCAGCGCCTCGGCGATATATTGCGCCGCCAGCGGCATCCCCTCATAGGGGAACATAAAACCGGATAGCAGGATTGAGGGCAGCAGCACAAAGATTGTCATCTGCATCGATTGCAGCTGACTTTTGGCGATGGTGGAGATAATCAGCCCCAGAGTCAGGCTGGCGGTAATAAACAGCAGTGTCGCGCCTGCCAGCTGCAGCAGATTACCGTTGATCGGCACATTAAACAGCTGATGACCCAAACCGAGAATAATGGCCACCTGAATCGCACCGATAAAAATATAGGGCACGATCTTACCGATCATCAACTCAATGGGTCGCACCGGTGTGGTGATCAGCATCTCCATATTGCCCCGTTCCCGTTCCCGCACAATGGCTGCCGAGGTGAACATGATCATGGTCATGGTGAGAATAATCGCCGCCAGTCCCGGGACGATATTGACCACGGTACGTTGTTCCGGGTTATACAGCATGGTGACTTCAAAGGTCGGGGGCTTGCGGTTAGCGGGCTTATCCAGCAGCTCCACCAGGGGCATGCCGCGCAACCCCTTGATCGCACCGGCGACAATCGTATCCGAGCCATCGACCAGCCACTGCGCCACCGGGCGGCTGGTTTCTGCATCGGTGGCGGCAGGGGAGCCCGGCCCCACGCTGGGATTGCGCACCAATCGCTGGCTGACATCCCTGGGTATGATCAGAACGGCCCTGACCTCGGCGCTGGCGATCGCGGCTTCAGCCTCGGGCATGCTGGTGAAATGTCGGGTGAAGGTAACCACCTGAGTGGCACCGAGGGTCTGAATCAGCACCCGGCTTAAACCGCTGTTGCTGTAATCGACCACCCCCACCGGCAGGTGACGCACATTGGTATTGATGGCAAAACCGAACAGCAGTAGTTGAATCAGCGGGATCATGACGATCATACCGAACGTCATTTTGTCCCGTTTCAATTGCAGCAACTCTTTTCCTGCAATCGCCCGCACCCGAATCAATGGGTTCATGATGCTTCCCTCCCTGAACCGGTGCAGCTGACAAACACATCCTCCAGGCTGGGACGCACCTGCGATAGCAGATCTTCTGGTTTAACCGAAGGCTGCCGGGCGAGAAAACTGACGGGATCGGCGACGCTATCCCTGACCAGCACTCGTAAACGCGCCCCCAACTGGGCCGCGGAGATCACTTCAGGCAGCCTGATCAGTGATTGTTTCAATGGCCGCAGATCCGCGGAACTGATCTCGACCACCCTGGAACCCATTTCCTGCATCAGCTGATCGGGACTGCCATCGGCCCGTTTGATACCGTTTTCCAGAATCGCCAGTTTATGGCAGCGCTCCGCTTCATCCATGTAGTGGGTGGATACCAGAATACTGGTGCCCTGATCACTCAGGTCAAACAGCTGTTCCCAGAACTCTCTGCGGTTCTCAGGATCGACCGCCGAGGTGGGTTCATCGAGAAACAGCAGCTCCGGTTTATGCAGGGTTGCGGCGGCCAGGCTGAGTCGTTGGCGCTGGCCGCCGCTCATGCTGCCGGCAAATTCTCTGGCTTTTGCCTGCAGGCCATAAATACTCAGCAGCTCGTCAATACGCTGTTTCTGTGTTCGGGCCGTCAGGCCATAGATGCTGGCGATAAACCGGAGATTCTCCAATATGGTCAGATCATCATAGAGAGAGAATTTCTGCGTCATGTAGCCTATATGCAGGCGCAGTTTTTCGGCATCATCGGGGAGACTGAATCCCAGTACCTGAGCCCGGCCCGCGCTGGGTTGCAACAGCCCGGTGAGCATGCGGATGGTGGTGGTTTTACCACAGCCGTTGGGGCCGAGAAAGCCATAGATGCGGCCTTTCTCCACCTCCAGATCAAGTTCCTGCACCGCCAGGGTGTCACCAAAGCGACGACTGAGTTGCTCTGCCTGAATAACATAGCTGGCGGGTGCGCGGGTCATGGCAGTTCGACCTGCGCCGGGACTCCGTTGGGCAGTTGGGCTTCACTCTCCGGTAGCATTACCTCGGCGAGGTACATCAGCCGGGCGCGTTCTTCCTGATTCAGCGCATAGTAGGGGGTAAAGGCCGGTTCGGTGGCTATCCAGCTCAGATGGCCGGTGATCGGCTGATCAAGACCATCCACATGCACCACAAGCGGGTCACCGACCCTGAGCTTAATCCGATAGGGTTCCGGTACATAAATCCGCGCATGGGGCGCTTTACCCGCCAGCACAATCGCCAGGGGGCTGCCGATCGTGACCCGTTCACCCAGATTCCAGGGCAGGTTATCGAGAATGCCGTCGCGGGTGGCGGTGATGGTGAGATCCGCAAGACGTTTGCTCTGGATAGCCAGCATCGCTTTTGCCGCATTCAAAGCCGCTTCGGCAGCCCGCAGATCCTCTTCACGGGTACCGTTTGTGAGTAGTAATAAGGCTTCCTGAGCGTTCTGTAAAACGGCCTGGTCAGCATCCCGTATTGCCCGTGCCCGGTCCAGCTCAGACTGACTCACCAGTTTCTGTTTTATCAGATTCAGAATGCGGATATGGTTGGCGCGGCTTTCAACCAGTGACGCCCGCGCGCCTGCCACCCTGGCCGCCGCTGCAGCCACTTCCTCCTCACGCGCGCCATTTCTGAGTTTTTCCAGATTCGCTTGTGCCAGGGCAACTTCAGCGCTGGCTTTATCCACTTCCGACTGTTGCAGGGTTGAATCGAGCTTCACCAGCAGCGTGCCTTTGGTCACCTGGGAACCGGGAGAAACTGGCAGCTCAACCACCACTTCGCTGGCCGTAGCGGTATGGGCTATCCGGTCTCTCTCCAGTGTACCCAGCGCAAGGTGATCAGAAGAATCACTGCAGGCTGCGAGAAACGGCAATAACAGATAAATAAGATAGCGCATGGTGTTGGCCTTCTGTGGCTTACAAAGCACGGGCGAAAAAGAAAAAGCATTCGTAACTCGTTAATATTAGAACGATAAACCTAAACAGGCCGAACTGCCAGAGTCTTGGACGTTATGCAAAGCCCGTCTGTTATGCGAACACGACTCTCCCCAGGCAGAGAGGGGATAAGACTGTTATGGCCATTCAACGGGTTCAGTTTCAGGCACATCGGCGTTGCTTCAGGCGCAAGGTATCAGTTCGAAAGAGGTTGTAGGCGGTGTAATCCCGCAGTTGATAAGCTGGTATGGTTTGTCACTGGAATAACTCATAAAAGTGAGGCATTATCAGACAGATAGGAAATATGGCAGGTGACAAAGCGTGCCATACAAAAACAGCAAACCGTGCTTGCGTGTTTTCAGGGGATGAAAAACGACGTGCTTCAGAATTATTCTTTCAGTTCAAATAGATACAACCTCCCCCGTCAAAGTCTAGCGGTGTCAAAACGCGCACGCACACAATTAAAATGTTAGCTTCTCTTGAGGCAGGTTCATGATTCTATACAAGTACATGTCCTTCGGTGCCGCTCGAAAGGTGATTGAAACCCTGTCACTAGGGTTTTCATGTCTTGAAGATTTGAACGACCCTTTTGAATGCACAGCCTTTGGTTTTAAAGATAGCGATGAGTCTATAAGCGCGAAAACCGCCACGGGTGCTTGTAGAAACCGTTTCTCGAGGAAATACGGTGTTTTATCCTTGACTCGTCAGCCGTTAAACGCGCTTATGTGGTCGCATTATGGAGACTCTCATCAAGGAGTAGTTCTTGGATTCGATTGTGATTTGGCCGGCTTTTCAGACCCGCAAAGCAATGTGATTCCAAGCCAGTACGGAGAGATGATCTACTCAGCTACGAAGCCGCACAACGATCTCCCCATGATTGGCGAACATGAGCTACTGAATATTGGTGGTAGCCTCCGCTTTGACTCGAGTGCCTTCAACCTAATGAAGAGAGCTTTTCTGTATAAGTCTCTCGAGTGGGCATACGAAGAAGAAGTCCGTGTTGTAAAGAATATAGAGGATATCCCCTTCGGTTATCACACAGGCGGCGGTCGCTATTGTGAATGGAATAAGGTGATTGTCTCTGGTCGACCTCTATACTGCTTTGATGTGCCAGAGAACTCACTTAAGGAAATCTACTTGGGGCGGCATTTATATAGAAATGTTACCAAAGACGGCTCTGTTACTGATGAAAATTTGAAAGGTGTGCTTCAGTCCTGGGGGAGAAAAGATATCAAGATGATGCAATGTGAACCCGATATTCACTCATGGAACCTCATTGCAAAACCATCTATCAACAAAAGCTAACCAATGGCTGTTGGCGGACGCGCCTACGCTGGCGCTCCGGCACGCCGCAAAGCCAGCGCGTTATGCAAAAAAGAGATATATCGTCATTTAATTAAATACGGAGTATTTGCAATAAATGTTTAAAAAATTAAGAGAAAATGCGGAAAAACTGGCCAATTCCGCAAAAGAATCTACGAACAATGTTGCAGGTCAGGTTGGTGATATTGTTCCAGATAAAGTGATCGACTTGAAGGACAAAATAAAACAAACTACTTCCGAAGTATCAGAAAAAGCAGAGGGTCATATACCAGAGAAAGTTTCGGGTCGTTACAGTGAACTTAAAAATACTCTTGAAGATACAATTGCTGATTTATCTGATAAAGCTGGCGACTACTTGGATTCCAATCTGGAAGAAATTGAAAGCTATTGTTCATGGTGCTTTGAGAAGCATGGCTGTACTCCCAAAGAAAAAAATAATTTCTCCCGCAATATTTATACATGTAATGGCTGTGGGAAAGAAATTGTAAAATGCCGTGCTTGTAATAACAAAGCAAAATTTGCTGGTGAAGAAAATGTCGCTAGTGATGACGTTGGTATTTGGTCAGGAAATTTTTGTGCTGTACACGAAGGCGTGATTGCCAAATTTGAAACTTTAAATTGGAAGCTCACAAGTATCGGCGAATTTAGGGATATTGTAGAAAGAGAAGAAAAAAATTATAAGAAAATAGGAACAACAGCAGCTTTCACCATTGGTGGCGCGGCTGTTATTGCTCCTTTAGCTCTTGCCGCAGCCCCTGCTGTAGGTGGGGCTATTGGTACATCCTTGCTAGGTTATAGCGGTGCAGCAGCAACAAATGCTGGTCTGGCTACATTAGGCGGAGGTGCTCTTGCTGCTGGGGGGGCAGGCATGGCTGGAGGCGTAGCAGTTGTTACAGCAGCGGGATCTGCGCTAGGAGGAAGATATGGAGCAGTTATTTCGAATGGCTATTATGGTGATATTGATGGCTTTGAAATAATAAAGATCAAACCAGGCAAAGGCCCTTCTGTAATTTGTATCGATGGTTTCTTGACCGAAAAATCTAAAGAAGCACCCAATAAATGGCTGGAAGCTTTATCTGAAAAATATCCCGATAACGAAATATTCTATGTTAAATGGGAGGCCAAAAGGCTTCAAGATATTGCGAGTTCTGTTAGCCTTCTTGGCGGCAAAGAAATAGCTAAAAAAGGGCTTTTAGGTTTGGCTAAATCTGCATCAAAAACTGCAGCCACCAAGTTAGCCCCAGTAGGTGTAGCATTTCAGGCGCTTGGTCTGGCTACTAACCCGTGGTCTGTAGCAGGAGTAAAGGCTTATCAAACTGGTGCTTTGCTAGCAGATATTATTGCAAGAACTGACAGAGAATATATTTTGGTTGGGCACTCTTTAGGTGCTCGAGTAATATATTCATGCTTAGCCGCTCTAAAAACGAAAGATAAATGCTTTATAAGAGACGCTCACCTTCTTGGCGGTGCCATTAATAATAACTGTTCATCTATTGATGATGGTTCTAATAGTGTAAATTGGTCAGAAATTCATAACTCCGTTTCTGGAAACATTAATAACTATTACAGTAAAAATGATTCTGTTCTAAAGTATTTGTACAAAGTAGGAGAAGGTGTGAAGTTTGATTTTGGTAAACCAATTGGTAGGCATTGTATTGAGAGCTCGAAAGTTAATAATTTTGATGTTTCCAAATATGTTAGTGGTCACGCTGAATACAAGGAGAAGTTGCGTGATTATTTATTGCAACAATAAAGTTACTAAAACTAAAGGCATAACAAGGAAATTTCACGCGGACGGAAAAAAGCACCGTTCGTTCCTCACTATGCTTTTCGCCTCCGGTGAATTGTGACGTTATGTTCAAAAGGAGGATTGATGGGCACTTTCTACGAGGAAGAAGCATTGCAGGTCGAACTGCATGCTGCCGAACAATATCCCACCGAAAAAGAAGCTCTGCGCGCTATGACTGTCGCAGGTTTTCGAATTATTCAGAATTCTCGGCAACTTGATAAAAGGGCTATGCGCACGGATGTGTTTCGGTTTCTGCTAAGCCCAAGAGCCTTGAGCTACTGGAAAGAAAAAGGGTTGCTAGAACCTAGGGGCAGAACGGAAGTGGTTCGTCTTACGGATGAGGGGTTGTCTGTATGCTCAGGGAGTTTGCACGAAGAGGTCGTAACAAGCACTAGGGAATCAGCAATCACTCAATGGGAAACACTAATGATTTCAGGTGGCGCGCTCACATCGAAATCGAAGGTGTTTTCTCTACCGCTGTCGAGAACATGACAATTAGTTCCAGCGGTCCCCAAACCCCGCGCGGCTTTTTGCACATGCCTTCGGCATTGTTGCGCAAACGCCTCGCTACGTTTGGGCCCACTGAACAAGGGCGTTAGGTTTGTAAGTGAGTTCAAGGATGAAAAGGTCGATAAAATATGCTCTCTGGTTTGTTCTGATTTTTGGGGCTGGAGCTTACACTGGCGGTCAAATAGCAACTGCTTATTACAAACCTCTCAACTTGACTAATTTGATAGGCTATCAAACCCATCAAGCTTCCTCCTATGCTGTTCTTTTTGGTGGAAATGAGGACGTTAAGGCAAAAGAGTTAATTTTTAGTGATCTGAAATTAAATTTGTTAAAAGCTAACATCCACCAAGAAAAACTTCCTAGCACTATGAAGGAGCATTTGTGCAGCCAGCTACTGAAGGTTGTGGAGGATAGAGAGTCTATAGAAGCTTTTGCTTTCGGTTTGCCTCAATCAGAAACAGAGATATCTGAATTAATAACTGATATTGGCAGGTGTGAAACATGGTAAACCTAACAAGAAAAGCCATCCGACGTATACTGCGCGGCTGCTTTAAGCGTTAAATGTCCGAGTGCCCCACAATTTGTAGACACTTTCTATCGTTATAATTAACTGAAAGTGGAGGTGCTACATGGCTAAACGGAAGTATCAATCTTAATAAGTGAATGCAGCCTCTATCCAGCCTGGTTAGTAAAGTGTCATACATAATAGAGCTTATTACCGTTTTGTTATCTTAAAAAATACTGACTGTCGATTAAGTTGTCGAATGTGTATTTGCTTTGTGTACGGGTATAAAGACCCTTTGCTAGCTCAGCGCTTCTTGTTACGACGGTTCTGGATTGGGCGCCGAGGAGCTGGGGTCTTGACGGCTGTGTGTACTGCCACGTTTATAACTTGAATGCCTTGAAGCGATGCCGTCTGCAATCCTTTTTGCGGCGACGGTAGCCGCGTCGAAATAGCCCGTGAGCGTGGTCTTGTACCCGCAAAACCAGAGGCCAGGATGACTCGGGTCGAATTCGCCAGCGCTACACTTAGGGCGCCCATCTCGATTCAGTACACCCATGCCAGCGAACCAGCCTTCAAGGCCGGAGCGATAACCCGTGGCGCAAATGATGATTTCGGGTTTGATGATGGAGCCGTCACCTAATTGCACGGCATCGGTGTTGAATGCCATCGTTTCACTAACAATCTGCATTTGGCCGCGTTTGAGCGCAGCGACAAAGCCGTCGTCCAGTGCCGGTGAAATACCATCAACGTTCAGTCGCGTGCCGCCGCCATCGGGGTGACTGTGCAGGCCGTAACGCGACAGCTTTCCATAGACTAAGCGCTGAGTCAGTGCCAGTGCAGCATCGAGTACCGGCAAGGGCAATAAAGTAAAAAGCTTCGCCAGTCGGTGCATCGGGAAGCCAAACAAGCGGGTTGGCATTATCGTCGGGCCGTGCCGCAGTGACACCCAGACCTTACCGGTGGGTATTCGTGACAGATGATTG belongs to Amphritea atlantica and includes:
- a CDS encoding ABC transporter ATP-binding protein, with the translated sequence MTRAPASYVIQAEQLSRRFGDTLAVQELDLEVEKGRIYGFLGPNGCGKTTTIRMLTGLLQPSAGRAQVLGFSLPDDAEKLRLHIGYMTQKFSLYDDLTILENLRFIASIYGLTARTQKQRIDELLSIYGLQAKAREFAGSMSGGQRQRLSLAAATLHKPELLFLDEPTSAVDPENRREFWEQLFDLSDQGTSILVSTHYMDEAERCHKLAILENGIKRADGSPDQLMQEMGSRVVEISSADLRPLKQSLIRLPEVISAAQLGARLRVLVRDSVADPVSFLARQPSVKPEDLLSQVRPSLEDVFVSCTGSGREAS
- a CDS encoding amino acid ABC transporter permease, with translation MKYEIQPTLPPPSSMIGVVGWLRKNLFDGPYNSVATIVVGYFLISFLVPTIQWIFIDSDWIGTSRDACTSGGACWVFIANRLDQFLYGFYPEAEHWRPQLAFIILIGSIIWLVLPQTPKKGLVATLLLVVYPVIAYFLLYGDLFGLPQVETHLWGGLTLTLVLAVVGIVASLPLGIVLALGRQSDMPIVKSVCVTFIEIWRGVPLITVLFMASVMLPLFFPEGMSFDKLLRALIGITLFQSAYMAEVIRGGLQAIPKGQYEAADALGLGYWQKMILIIMPQALKLMIPGIVNTFIALFKDTSLVLIIGLFDVLAIGQAANQDPDWIGYSTESYLFIALLFWVFCFSMSRYSQHLEKKLHTGHGNRA
- a CDS encoding ABC transporter permease, yielding MNPLIRVRAIAGKELLQLKRDKMTFGMIVMIPLIQLLLFGFAINTNVRHLPVGVVDYSNSGLSRVLIQTLGATQVVTFTRHFTSMPEAEAAIASAEVRAVLIIPRDVSQRLVRNPSVGPGSPAATDAETSRPVAQWLVDGSDTIVAGAIKGLRGMPLVELLDKPANRKPPTFEVTMLYNPEQRTVVNIVPGLAAIILTMTMIMFTSAAIVRERERGNMEMLITTPVRPIELMIGKIVPYIFIGAIQVAIILGLGHQLFNVPINGNLLQLAGATLLFITASLTLGLIISTIAKSQLQSMQMTIFVLLPSILLSGFMFPYEGMPLAAQYIAEALPATHFMRLIRGVVLKDVDVVNLAADMYWLALFTLGGLAVASLRFKKRLD
- a CDS encoding DUF726 domain-containing protein — translated: MFKKLRENAEKLANSAKESTNNVAGQVGDIVPDKVIDLKDKIKQTTSEVSEKAEGHIPEKVSGRYSELKNTLEDTIADLSDKAGDYLDSNLEEIESYCSWCFEKHGCTPKEKNNFSRNIYTCNGCGKEIVKCRACNNKAKFAGEENVASDDVGIWSGNFCAVHEGVIAKFETLNWKLTSIGEFRDIVEREEKNYKKIGTTAAFTIGGAAVIAPLALAAAPAVGGAIGTSLLGYSGAAATNAGLATLGGGALAAGGAGMAGGVAVVTAAGSALGGRYGAVISNGYYGDIDGFEIIKIKPGKGPSVICIDGFLTEKSKEAPNKWLEALSEKYPDNEIFYVKWEAKRLQDIASSVSLLGGKEIAKKGLLGLAKSASKTAATKLAPVGVAFQALGLATNPWSVAGVKAYQTGALLADIIARTDREYILVGHSLGARVIYSCLAALKTKDKCFIRDAHLLGGAINNNCSSIDDGSNSVNWSEIHNSVSGNINNYYSKNDSVLKYLYKVGEGVKFDFGKPIGRHCIESSKVNNFDVSKYVSGHAEYKEKLRDYLLQQ
- a CDS encoding HlyD family efflux transporter periplasmic adaptor subunit, producing the protein MRYLIYLLLPFLAACSDSSDHLALGTLERDRIAHTATASEVVVELPVSPGSQVTKGTLLVKLDSTLQQSEVDKASAEVALAQANLEKLRNGAREEEVAAAAARVAGARASLVESRANHIRILNLIKQKLVSQSELDRARAIRDADQAVLQNAQEALLLLTNGTREEDLRAAEAALNAAKAMLAIQSKRLADLTITATRDGILDNLPWNLGERVTIGSPLAIVLAGKAPHARIYVPEPYRIKLRVGDPLVVHVDGLDQPITGHLSWIATEPAFTPYYALNQEERARLMYLAEVMLPESEAQLPNGVPAQVELP
- a CDS encoding amino acid ABC transporter substrate-binding protein, with translation MKKTLISAAVLMVAMTGTAMAGTLETVKERDALQCGVTSGVPGFSVPDDKGNWKGLDVDVCRSVAAAVLGDATKVKFIPLNAKERFTALVSGEVDVLSRVTTWTQTRDTQLGINFAGVNYYDGQGFLVKKELGLTSVKDLDGATVCVQSGTTTELNMADYFRTHGISYTPVVFDTNDQAAQAFDSGRCDSFTTDLSQAAGLRTRMQDPSAVGALPEVISKEPLGPVVRQGDDTWFNIVKWSFNAMLNAEELGLTSANVDKMKAESSDPNVKRLLGLDGPKGKGLDLADDWAYQIVKQVGNYGEAYERNVGKDSPLGLDRGLNALWNQGGLQYAPPMR
- a CDS encoding amino acid ABC transporter permease — its product is MSSDILQSGVKPDGGSTPQSKAPPVNKPKFWNDPKKRSLLFQVLLLAALGFVFYTIIQNTLTNLEQRGMTTGFDFLSREAGFGIAMSLIDYTEASSYGMTFIVGLLNTILIAVMGIFAATILGFILGVARLSDNWLIAKFSALYIEIFRNIPLLLQIFFWYYAVLRTLPTPRQSLEFFGSFINNRGLIMPAPVPEDGFGLVTIGFFAAIVASWFIARWSRKRQELTGQQFPVFLTSIGLIVGVPLLLFLFSGLPLGLDHPELKGFNFKGGITVIPELIALWLALSIYTASFIAETVRAGILAVSHGQTEAATALGMSKAKTLRLIVVPQAMRVVIPPLTSQYLNLTKNSSLATAIGYPDLVNVFAGTTLNQTGQAIEVIAMTMAVYLTLSLLTSFFMNWYNARIQLTER
- a CDS encoding DUF2971 domain-containing protein; amino-acid sequence: MILYKYMSFGAARKVIETLSLGFSCLEDLNDPFECTAFGFKDSDESISAKTATGACRNRFSRKYGVLSLTRQPLNALMWSHYGDSHQGVVLGFDCDLAGFSDPQSNVIPSQYGEMIYSATKPHNDLPMIGEHELLNIGGSLRFDSSAFNLMKRAFLYKSLEWAYEEEVRVVKNIEDIPFGYHTGGGRYCEWNKVIVSGRPLYCFDVPENSLKEIYLGRHLYRNVTKDGSVTDENLKGVLQSWGRKDIKMMQCEPDIHSWNLIAKPSINKS